In Jatrophihabitans endophyticus, one DNA window encodes the following:
- a CDS encoding carbohydrate ABC transporter permease, with protein sequence MAAEISPKAKWWLFVASLPIILYTLLPIGWIVSLSLKPSADIADRNYFPRDYTWSSYSYIFTGRGGDLFIPALFNSIGICLIATVVAVVLSAFCAYGIARLEFPGKKLVLNAALLTAFFPAISIVTPLFNLWRDIGLYNTWPGLIIPYLSLTLPLSIWTLTAFFRQIPWEMEQAAQVDGATSWQAFRKVVLPLAAPGVFTTAIIAFFTAWNDFVYATSLSSTPGKTGHFDGAQTVPAALSFFSGPSQFIPPTGYVAAASMVVTIPVVILVLIFQKRIVTGLTAGAVKG encoded by the coding sequence GTGGCTGCCGAGATCTCGCCGAAGGCCAAGTGGTGGCTCTTCGTGGCGTCGTTGCCGATCATCCTCTACACGCTGCTGCCGATCGGCTGGATCGTCTCGCTCTCGTTGAAGCCCAGCGCGGACATCGCCGACCGCAACTACTTCCCGCGCGACTACACATGGTCGAGCTACTCCTACATCTTCACCGGCCGCGGCGGTGACCTCTTCATCCCGGCGTTGTTCAACTCGATCGGCATCTGCCTGATCGCCACCGTGGTCGCGGTCGTGCTGTCCGCGTTCTGCGCCTACGGTATCGCCCGGCTCGAGTTCCCGGGCAAGAAGCTGGTGCTCAACGCGGCGCTGCTGACCGCGTTCTTCCCGGCGATCAGCATCGTGACGCCGCTGTTCAACCTGTGGCGCGACATCGGCCTCTACAACACCTGGCCCGGCCTCATCATCCCGTACCTCTCGCTGACGCTGCCGCTGTCGATCTGGACGCTCACCGCGTTCTTCCGACAGATCCCGTGGGAGATGGAGCAGGCCGCGCAGGTCGACGGCGCCACCAGCTGGCAGGCGTTCCGCAAGGTGGTGCTGCCGCTGGCCGCGCCGGGCGTCTTCACCACGGCGATCATCGCGTTCTTCACCGCGTGGAACGACTTCGTGTACGCGACCTCGCTGTCCTCGACGCCGGGCAAGACCGGGCACTTCGACGGCGCGCAGACCGTGCCTGCCGCGTTGAGCTTCTTCTCCGGCCCGTCGCAGTTCATCCCGCCGACCGGCTACGTCGCCGCCGCCTCCATGGTGGTCACGATCCCGGTCGTCATCCTCGTCCTCATCTTCCAGAAGCGCATCGTCACCGGCCTCACCGCCGGCGCCGTGAAGGGGTAG
- the galK gene encoding galactokinase, with protein sequence MTRWRAPGRVNVIGEHTDYNDGFVLPIALPVGVTAAVTDRTGDALLARSTAEDEPVEIPLAKLEPGAVEGWAAYVAGVVWALRGRGSDVPAVEIALDGDVPYGAGLSSSAALECAVATALNDHLDLGLARETLIEVTRSCENDFVGVPTGALDQSASLLCEAGAALLLDCRSGERRQVPLDLDAAGLALLVVDTRAPHRLVDGEYARRRADCAEAARRLGVTALRDVTDLDAALARLDDDRLRRRVRHVVTENARVLDTVARLDDGGPIAAIGPLLSASHASLRDDYEVSSRELDVAVEAALGAGAHGARMTGGGFGGSAIALVDAGDSDDVTAAVERAFAAAGLAAPAVFTAVPSAGARRV encoded by the coding sequence TTGACGCGCTGGCGCGCGCCGGGACGCGTCAACGTCATCGGCGAGCACACCGACTACAACGACGGCTTCGTGCTGCCGATCGCCCTGCCGGTCGGGGTCACCGCCGCCGTCACCGACCGAACGGGCGATGCCCTGCTCGCCCGCAGCACCGCGGAGGACGAGCCGGTCGAGATACCGCTCGCCAAGCTCGAGCCGGGTGCCGTCGAGGGCTGGGCGGCCTACGTCGCCGGCGTGGTGTGGGCGTTGCGCGGTCGCGGGTCGGACGTCCCCGCCGTGGAGATCGCACTGGACGGCGACGTGCCCTACGGCGCGGGCCTGTCGTCGTCGGCCGCGCTGGAGTGCGCGGTCGCGACGGCGTTGAACGACCATCTCGACCTCGGTCTCGCGCGCGAGACGTTGATCGAGGTCACCCGCAGCTGCGAGAACGACTTCGTCGGCGTCCCCACCGGCGCGCTCGACCAGAGCGCGTCCCTGCTCTGCGAGGCGGGGGCGGCGCTGCTGCTCGACTGCCGGTCCGGTGAGCGCCGGCAGGTGCCGCTCGACCTCGACGCCGCGGGGCTCGCGCTGCTCGTCGTGGACACCCGGGCGCCGCACCGGCTCGTGGACGGCGAGTACGCCCGCCGGCGCGCCGACTGCGCCGAGGCGGCCCGTCGGCTCGGCGTGACCGCGCTGCGCGACGTCACCGATCTCGACGCCGCGCTCGCGCGGCTCGACGACGACCGGCTGCGCCGGCGGGTGCGGCACGTCGTCACCGAGAACGCGCGCGTCCTCGACACCGTCGCCCGGCTGGACGACGGCGGCCCGATCGCCGCGATCGGGCCGCTGCTCAGCGCGTCGCACGCCTCGTTGCGCGACGACTACGAGGTGTCGAGCCGCGAGCTGGACGTCGCGGTCGAGGCCGCCCTCGGTGCCGGGGCCCACGGCGCCCGCATGACCGGCGGCGGCTTCGGCGGCTCGGCCATCGCGCTCGTCGACGCCGGCGACAGCGACGACGTCACGGCCGCGGTCGAGCGCGCGTTCGCCGCCGCCGGCCTCGCCGCGCCCGCGGTCTTCACCGCCGTCCCGTCGGCGGGCGCGCGACGCGTCTGA
- the galT gene encoding galactose-1-phosphate uridylyltransferase — MNVTSTRLADGRELRYYDAAPTPHPEHDQRDLPAIRVASEARFDPLLGEWVVQASHRQDRTFQPPADQCPLCPSTAERATEIPAPRYEVAVFENRFPSLAQDVADVAPLVDGEPLFERRPGVGRCEVVCFSDDHDASFGDLSAERVRLVVDVWAERTAALGALDGVEQVFAFENRGIEIGVTLSHPHGQLYGYPFVTPRTGRMLDRARGHHERTGGNLFADVLAAERDAGTRVIATNGTWTAFVPAAARWPVEVHLYPHRRFADLGEATDAERDDFATLYLDVLRRVDALYDVAMPYIAAWNQAPVHTGRDLAYTHLELFSIRRAPGKLKYLAGSESGMGVFVNDVTPESVAARLREL; from the coding sequence GTGAACGTGACGTCGACGAGGCTGGCCGACGGTCGCGAGCTGCGCTACTACGACGCCGCCCCGACCCCGCATCCCGAGCACGACCAGCGGGACCTCCCGGCGATCCGCGTCGCGTCCGAGGCGCGTTTCGACCCGCTGCTCGGCGAGTGGGTGGTGCAGGCGTCGCACCGTCAGGACCGCACCTTCCAGCCGCCGGCCGACCAGTGCCCGCTGTGCCCGAGCACCGCCGAGCGCGCCACCGAGATCCCGGCCCCGCGCTACGAGGTCGCGGTCTTCGAGAACCGCTTCCCCTCGCTGGCGCAGGACGTCGCCGACGTCGCGCCGCTCGTCGACGGGGAGCCGCTGTTCGAGCGGCGCCCCGGGGTCGGTCGCTGCGAGGTCGTCTGCTTCTCCGACGACCACGACGCGAGCTTCGGGGACCTGTCGGCGGAACGGGTCCGCCTGGTCGTCGACGTCTGGGCCGAGCGGACCGCCGCGCTCGGTGCCCTCGACGGCGTCGAGCAGGTGTTCGCGTTCGAGAACCGGGGCATCGAGATCGGCGTGACGTTGAGCCATCCGCACGGGCAGCTCTACGGCTACCCGTTCGTCACGCCGCGCACCGGCCGGATGCTCGATCGCGCCCGCGGCCACCACGAGCGCACCGGCGGCAACCTGTTCGCCGACGTCCTCGCCGCCGAGCGCGACGCCGGCACGCGGGTGATCGCCACGAACGGCACGTGGACGGCCTTCGTGCCCGCGGCGGCGCGCTGGCCGGTCGAGGTGCACCTGTACCCGCACCGCCGGTTCGCCGACCTCGGCGAGGCCACCGACGCCGAGCGCGACGACTTCGCCACCCTCTACCTCGACGTGCTGCGTCGCGTCGACGCGCTCTACGACGTCGCGATGCCCTACATCGCCGCGTGGAACCAGGCGCCCGTGCACACGGGGCGCGACCTCGCCTACACGCATCTGGAGCTGTTCTCGATCCGACGAGCCCCCGGGAAGTTGAAGTACCTCGCCGGCTCGGAGTCCGGCATGGGCGTGTTCGTCAACGACGTGACCCCCGAGTCCGTCGCCGCCCGGCTGCGCGAGCTGTGA
- the prmC gene encoding peptide chain release factor N(5)-glutamine methyltransferase, with translation MPAVRELLAEATTRLAASGVGSARVDAELLLAHVLGVTRARLPLRDAVTPAEARDYDVALDRRAAREPLQHITGTAPFRHVELAVGPGVFVPRPETELLVDAVLPHLRGLDRPEVVDLCAGSGALAVAVADELPTAAVTAVERSPAALPWLRRNTAGTRVTVIAADVGDDDALRPLAGRVDAVVANPPYVPLASPVDPEVRADPPEAVFGGSDGLDVVATVIGRAATLLRPGGVLAVEHDDTHGTTVPALLRADGRWQAIEARSDLAGRPRYALARRGEAG, from the coding sequence GTGCCGGCCGTCCGCGAGCTGCTGGCCGAGGCGACGACCCGGCTCGCGGCCTCGGGGGTGGGCAGCGCGCGCGTCGACGCCGAACTGCTGCTCGCCCACGTGCTCGGCGTCACCCGCGCACGGCTCCCGTTGCGCGACGCGGTGACACCGGCCGAGGCCCGCGACTACGACGTCGCGCTCGACCGGCGGGCCGCCCGTGAACCGCTGCAGCACATCACCGGCACCGCCCCGTTCCGCCACGTGGAGCTCGCCGTCGGGCCGGGTGTGTTCGTCCCGCGGCCGGAGACCGAGTTGCTGGTCGACGCCGTCCTGCCGCACCTGCGCGGCCTCGACCGCCCCGAGGTCGTCGACCTCTGCGCCGGGTCGGGTGCACTGGCCGTCGCCGTCGCCGACGAGCTGCCCACGGCCGCGGTCACCGCGGTCGAGCGCTCGCCCGCCGCGCTGCCGTGGCTGCGACGCAACACGGCCGGCACGCGCGTGACGGTGATCGCCGCCGACGTCGGCGACGACGACGCGCTCCGGCCGCTGGCCGGCCGGGTCGACGCCGTCGTCGCCAACCCGCCCTACGTTCCGCTCGCGAGCCCGGTCGACCCCGAGGTCCGCGCCGATCCGCCGGAGGCGGTGTTCGGCGGGAGCGACGGCCTCGACGTCGTGGCGACGGTGATCGGACGGGCCGCGACGCTGCTGCGGCCCGGGGGGGTGCTCGCCGTCGAGCACGACGACACCCACGGCACGACGGTCCCCGCCCTGCTGCGCGCGGACGGCCGATGGCAGGCGATCGAGGCGCGAAGCGACCTCGCCGGGCGGCCGCGCTACGCGCTCGCACGGCGCGGTGAGGCAGGATGA
- a CDS encoding carbohydrate ABC transporter permease, whose translation MTATLDKTEAPPPAPESRHRRKEKLSDRARQERNLGWKLVAPAFVAMMIVVAYPILNALYLSLFNYRLTEPDSRTFVFLKNYGVILADTTWWKAVWISTLVMVVTVTIEFVLGMALAMVMNRIILPRRTLRTIVLIPYSIITVVSAYGFKYAFAPDTGFISQWLHDFTGWITFGGWHFDASYDWYGGHWSSLIAIMISEIWKTTPFMSLLLLAGLAQVPGELQEAAEVDGATFWERLVRVTLPSMKAAILVALLFRALDSFRIFDNIFIMTNGSQNTTSIAVLAYDQTITRSQIGLGSAVSILLFALVVLISTIFIKLFKTDLSRVGG comes from the coding sequence GTGACCGCCACCCTGGACAAGACCGAGGCACCCCCACCGGCGCCGGAATCGCGCCACCGGCGCAAGGAGAAGCTCTCCGACCGGGCGCGGCAGGAGCGCAACCTGGGCTGGAAGCTGGTGGCCCCGGCGTTCGTCGCCATGATGATCGTCGTCGCGTACCCGATCCTGAATGCGCTGTACCTGTCGTTGTTCAACTACCGGCTCACCGAGCCGGACAGCCGCACGTTCGTGTTCCTGAAGAACTACGGCGTGATCCTGGCCGACACCACGTGGTGGAAGGCGGTCTGGATCAGCACGCTGGTCATGGTCGTCACGGTGACCATCGAGTTCGTGCTCGGCATGGCCCTCGCCATGGTGATGAACAGGATCATCCTTCCGCGGCGCACGCTGCGCACCATCGTGCTCATCCCGTACTCGATCATCACCGTGGTGTCGGCGTACGGGTTCAAGTACGCGTTCGCCCCGGACACCGGCTTCATCAGCCAATGGCTGCACGACTTCACCGGTTGGATCACCTTCGGTGGCTGGCACTTCGACGCGAGCTACGACTGGTACGGCGGCCACTGGTCGTCGCTGATCGCGATCATGATCTCGGAGATCTGGAAGACGACGCCGTTCATGTCGCTGCTCCTGCTCGCCGGCCTGGCCCAGGTGCCGGGGGAGCTGCAGGAGGCCGCCGAGGTCGACGGCGCGACGTTCTGGGAACGCCTGGTCCGGGTCACCCTGCCGTCGATGAAGGCGGCGATCCTGGTGGCGCTGCTGTTCCGCGCCCTGGACTCGTTCCGCATCTTCGACAACATCTTCATCATGACGAACGGGTCGCAGAACACGACTTCGATCGCGGTGCTGGCCTACGACCAGACCATCACCCGCAGCCAGATCGGCCTCGGCTCCGCGGTCTCGATCCTGCTCTTCGCCCTCGTCGTCCTCATCAGCACGATCTTCATCAAGCTGTTCAAGACCGACCTGTCGCGTGTGGGGGGCTGA
- the prfA gene encoding peptide chain release factor 1, with amino-acid sequence MSEPGRLPELVAEYGEVEAALADPAVHADAARARKLGRRFAELGPIKAAADELAAARDDLVAARELAAEDASFAAEAAALQVRIGEVEERLRRLLLPRDPNDGKDVLLEIKAGEGGDESALFAGDLLRMYLRYAERQGWQTEVLDNEPTDLGGTKSATLAVRARRSEHAVWAQLKFEGGVHRVQRVPATESQGRIHTSAAGVLVLPEAEEIDVEIDPNDLRIDVYRSSGPGGQSVNTTDSAVRITHVPTGTVVSMQNEKSQLQNREAAMRVLRARLLAAAQDEADAAASDARRSQVRTVDRSERVRTYNFPENRISDHRVGFKAYNLDQVLDGALDNVIAALQHADTEALLAGQTG; translated from the coding sequence ATGAGCGAGCCGGGGCGGCTGCCCGAGCTGGTGGCCGAGTACGGCGAGGTCGAGGCGGCGCTGGCCGACCCGGCCGTGCACGCCGACGCCGCGCGCGCCCGCAAGCTCGGCCGCCGCTTCGCCGAGCTCGGCCCGATCAAGGCCGCAGCCGACGAGCTGGCCGCCGCCCGGGACGACCTCGTCGCGGCGCGCGAGCTCGCGGCCGAGGACGCCTCGTTCGCCGCCGAGGCGGCCGCGCTGCAGGTCCGTATCGGCGAGGTCGAGGAACGGCTGCGCCGCCTGCTGCTGCCGCGCGACCCGAACGACGGCAAGGACGTGCTCCTCGAGATCAAGGCGGGCGAGGGCGGCGACGAGTCGGCGCTGTTCGCCGGCGACCTGCTGCGGATGTACCTGCGCTACGCCGAACGGCAGGGCTGGCAGACCGAGGTGCTCGACAACGAGCCCACGGACCTCGGCGGGACCAAGTCGGCGACGCTCGCCGTCCGTGCCCGCCGCTCCGAGCACGCCGTCTGGGCGCAGCTGAAGTTCGAGGGCGGCGTGCACCGCGTCCAGCGGGTGCCGGCCACCGAGTCGCAGGGACGCATCCACACCTCGGCCGCAGGGGTGCTGGTGCTGCCCGAGGCCGAGGAGATCGACGTCGAGATCGACCCCAACGACCTGCGCATCGACGTCTACCGCTCCTCGGGGCCGGGCGGCCAGAGCGTCAACACCACCGACTCCGCGGTCCGCATCACCCACGTGCCCACCGGCACGGTGGTGAGCATGCAGAACGAGAAGAGCCAGCTGCAGAACCGCGAGGCGGCGATGCGGGTGCTGCGGGCCCGGCTGCTGGCCGCCGCGCAGGACGAGGCCGACGCCGCCGCCTCCGACGCCCGCCGCTCGCAGGTGCGCACCGTCGACCGCTCCGAGCGGGTCCGCACCTACAACTTCCCGGAGAACCGCATCAGCGACCACCGGGTCGGCTTCAAGGCCTACAACCTCGATCAGGTGCTCGACGGGGCGCTGGACAACGTGATCGCGGCGCTGCAGCACGCCGACACCGAGGCCCTGCTCGCCGGTCAGACCGGCTGA
- a CDS encoding ABC transporter ATP-binding protein, producing MSTIEMHNITKVYGDGFQAVTDVNIDVADGEFLILVGPSGSGKSTLLRMIVGLEDISSGDMIIDGSRVNDRAPRDRNLSMVFQNYALYPHLTVFENIAFPLRLSKNKANEEQIRKQVDDIADVLELREHLQRKPANLSGGQRQRVAMGRAIIRQASAFLFDEPLSNLDAKLRGQMRTEIARLQRRLGITTVYVTHDQTEAMTLGDRVAVLRRGVLQQVASPRELYEQPVNLFVAGFIGSPPMNFLPATVGDGVLEMPFTQIPTPEPVAAAKSKGDLVIVGIRPEAFEDVALVEDHQRSRGITFTAPVDVTEWLGNEKYAYLPFEPHPEVQAALNELDRELDGEAMRTQLVVSLDGASKVRQGDEAQLWFDPASAHVFDAQSGQNLTRNEERAAQIAQESEDDRRRELDRAQQREAAPAGV from the coding sequence ATGTCCACGATCGAGATGCACAACATCACCAAGGTCTACGGCGACGGCTTCCAGGCCGTGACCGACGTGAACATCGACGTCGCCGACGGCGAGTTCCTGATCCTCGTCGGGCCGTCGGGGTCGGGGAAGTCCACGCTGCTGCGGATGATCGTCGGCCTGGAGGACATATCCAGCGGCGACATGATCATCGACGGCTCCCGGGTCAACGACCGCGCACCGCGCGACCGCAACCTGTCGATGGTGTTCCAGAACTACGCGCTCTACCCCCATCTCACCGTCTTCGAGAACATCGCCTTCCCGCTGCGACTGTCCAAGAACAAGGCGAACGAGGAGCAGATCCGCAAGCAGGTCGACGACATCGCCGACGTCCTCGAGCTGCGCGAGCACCTGCAGCGCAAGCCCGCGAACCTCTCCGGTGGGCAGCGGCAGCGCGTCGCGATGGGGCGCGCCATCATCCGCCAGGCCAGCGCGTTCCTGTTCGACGAGCCGTTGTCGAACCTCGACGCGAAGCTGCGCGGCCAGATGCGCACCGAGATCGCCCGGCTGCAGCGGCGGTTGGGCATCACCACCGTCTACGTCACGCACGACCAGACCGAGGCGATGACGCTGGGGGACCGCGTCGCCGTCCTGCGCCGTGGTGTGCTGCAGCAGGTGGCCAGCCCGCGCGAGCTCTACGAGCAGCCGGTGAACCTCTTCGTAGCGGGCTTCATCGGCTCGCCGCCGATGAACTTCCTCCCCGCGACGGTCGGCGACGGCGTCCTGGAGATGCCGTTCACCCAGATCCCGACGCCGGAGCCGGTCGCGGCCGCCAAGAGCAAGGGCGACCTCGTCATCGTCGGCATCCGCCCCGAGGCGTTCGAGGACGTCGCGCTGGTCGAGGACCACCAGCGCTCGCGCGGCATCACGTTCACCGCGCCGGTAGACGTCACCGAGTGGCTGGGCAACGAGAAGTACGCCTACCTGCCCTTCGAGCCGCACCCGGAGGTGCAGGCCGCGCTCAACGAGCTCGACCGCGAGCTCGACGGCGAGGCGATGCGCACGCAGCTGGTCGTCTCGCTCGACGGCGCCAGCAAGGTCCGCCAGGGCGACGAGGCGCAGCTGTGGTTCGACCCGGCATCCGCCCACGTCTTCGACGCCCAGAGCGGCCAGAACCTGACGCGCAACGAGGAGCGGGCCGCCCAGATCGCCCAGGAGTCCGAGGACGACCGGCGTCGTGAGCTCGACCGGGCACAGCAGCGGGAGGCGGCCCCCGCCGGCGTCTGA
- the rpmE gene encoding 50S ribosomal protein L31, whose amino-acid sequence MREGIHPDYVTTQVTCSCGNTFTTRSTAKNGVLTADVCSACHPFYTGKQKIMDVGGRVDKFEKRYGKRVRNS is encoded by the coding sequence ATGCGCGAAGGCATTCACCCCGACTACGTCACCACGCAGGTGACCTGCAGCTGCGGCAACACGTTCACCACCCGCAGCACCGCGAAGAACGGCGTCCTCACTGCCGACGTCTGCTCGGCCTGCCACCCGTTCTACACGGGCAAGCAGAAGATCATGGACGTCGGCGGCCGCGTCGACAAGTTCGAGAAGCGCTACGGCAAGCGCGTCCGGAACTCCTAG
- a CDS encoding extracellular solute-binding protein yields MRRNLRKTIGAGVTAILAASVLSACGGGSGGTPTITWYFNPDSGGQTALAKQCQAQANGKYRIATQVLPSDASAQRQQLVSRLTAKDPSIGFMSLDPVFVAEFADAGFLADVPEQYRSTFTQDIVKPSVEASTWKGKLVAAPFWANTQLLWYRKDLVSKVPGLAAKLKNGTETWDDVIAAAKSQRRDIGVQASLYEGYTVWINALVAGAGGQILDNPGADAKQTKLGLDTTAGREAAAVISKLAAAKVGGPALSSTNEDAALKLFENPSSSMFMTIWPYVWGAMKTDGVKFRDQVGWTYYPRTVATKQSRPPFGGIELGVSKYAANQDAAWDAIRCIRTAENQAKYFLSSSNPPANETAYSNADVKKNYPMAALIRESLNRAAARPKSQYYGDLSTALQQSFSPPQSVNSSTPKDAETFILQVLKGEKLL; encoded by the coding sequence ATGAGACGCAACCTCCGCAAGACGATCGGGGCGGGGGTGACCGCCATCCTCGCCGCCTCGGTGCTCAGCGCCTGCGGCGGCGGCTCCGGCGGCACGCCGACCATCACCTGGTACTTCAATCCCGACAGCGGCGGGCAGACGGCGCTCGCCAAGCAGTGCCAGGCACAGGCGAACGGCAAGTACCGCATCGCGACGCAGGTGCTGCCGAGCGACGCGAGCGCGCAGCGACAGCAGCTCGTCAGCCGGTTGACCGCGAAGGACCCGTCGATCGGGTTCATGAGCCTGGACCCGGTGTTCGTGGCCGAGTTCGCGGACGCGGGGTTCCTCGCCGACGTGCCCGAGCAGTACCGCAGCACGTTCACGCAGGACATCGTCAAGCCCTCGGTCGAGGCGTCCACCTGGAAGGGCAAGCTGGTCGCCGCACCGTTCTGGGCGAACACGCAGCTGCTCTGGTACCGCAAGGACCTGGTGTCCAAGGTCCCCGGGCTGGCGGCGAAGCTGAAGAACGGCACCGAGACGTGGGACGACGTCATCGCGGCCGCGAAATCCCAGCGGCGCGACATCGGCGTCCAGGCGAGCCTGTACGAGGGCTACACGGTGTGGATCAACGCGCTGGTCGCCGGCGCCGGCGGGCAGATACTCGACAACCCCGGCGCGGACGCCAAGCAGACCAAGTTGGGCCTGGACACCACGGCGGGGCGCGAGGCCGCGGCCGTCATCAGCAAGCTCGCCGCGGCCAAGGTCGGTGGGCCGGCACTGTCCTCGACCAACGAGGACGCGGCGCTCAAGCTGTTCGAGAACCCCAGCTCGAGCATGTTCATGACGATCTGGCCCTACGTATGGGGCGCGATGAAGACCGACGGCGTCAAGTTCCGCGACCAGGTGGGCTGGACGTACTACCCCCGGACGGTGGCGACGAAGCAGAGCCGGCCGCCGTTCGGTGGCATCGAGCTGGGCGTGAGCAAGTACGCCGCGAACCAGGACGCGGCCTGGGACGCGATCAGGTGCATCCGGACCGCCGAGAACCAGGCCAAGTACTTCCTGTCGTCGAGCAACCCGCCGGCGAACGAGACGGCCTACTCGAACGCGGACGTCAAGAAGAACTATCCGATGGCCGCTCTGATCCGCGAGTCGTTGAACCGCGCCGCGGCCCGTCCGAAGTCACAGTACTACGGCGACCTCTCGACGGCGCTGCAGCAGTCGTTCAGTCCGCCGCAGTCGGTGAACAGTTCGACGCCAAAGGACGCCGAGACCTTCATCCTGCAGGTGCTGAAGGGGGAGAAGCTGCTGTGA
- a CDS encoding ABC transporter ATP-binding protein produces the protein MAEVRYDKATCHYPGNPNPAVVELDLDIKDGEFVVLVGPSGSGKSTALRMLAGLEDVSSGSILIDGVDVSHKPPKDRDIAMVFQSYALYPHMSVGENMGFALKLSGVSKTEREQKVREAAKLLNLTEYLDRKPKALSGGQRQRVAMGRAIVREPAVFLMDEPLSNLDAKLRVETRSNIATLQARLGTTTLYVTHDQVEAMTMGHRVAILKEGGFLQQVDTPRNLYDRPANSFVAGFIGSPAMNLRTVPLVDGGAKLGNIVLPLQPEAAAAARTAGLDRVTLGVRPESFQVSNGAGDGFEKNKASGLKIEVKLVEELGADAYVYGSIEGEDDAAKPYCVRFDGRVPPRIGEVISVDARTNEEHAFHPETGERLG, from the coding sequence ATGGCCGAGGTTCGCTACGACAAGGCGACGTGCCACTACCCGGGGAACCCCAACCCCGCGGTCGTCGAGCTCGATCTCGACATCAAGGACGGCGAGTTCGTCGTCCTCGTCGGGCCGTCCGGTTCGGGCAAGTCCACCGCGCTCCGGATGCTCGCCGGGCTCGAGGACGTCTCGTCGGGCTCCATCCTCATCGACGGCGTGGACGTCTCGCACAAGCCGCCGAAGGACCGTGACATCGCGATGGTGTTCCAGTCCTACGCGCTGTACCCGCACATGAGCGTGGGCGAGAACATGGGCTTCGCCCTCAAGCTCTCCGGGGTCTCCAAGACCGAGCGCGAGCAGAAGGTGCGCGAGGCGGCGAAGCTGCTCAACCTCACCGAGTACCTCGACCGCAAGCCCAAGGCGCTGTCCGGCGGCCAGCGGCAGCGCGTGGCGATGGGACGCGCCATCGTGCGCGAGCCAGCGGTGTTCCTCATGGACGAGCCGCTGTCCAACCTCGACGCGAAGCTGCGGGTCGAGACCCGCTCCAACATCGCGACGCTGCAGGCGCGCCTCGGCACCACCACGCTCTACGTCACCCACGACCAGGTCGAGGCCATGACGATGGGGCACCGGGTCGCGATCCTCAAGGAGGGCGGCTTCCTGCAGCAGGTCGACACGCCCCGCAACCTCTACGACCGGCCGGCGAACTCGTTCGTCGCCGGCTTCATCGGTTCGCCGGCGATGAACCTGCGTACCGTCCCGCTCGTCGACGGCGGAGCCAAGCTCGGCAACATCGTGCTCCCGTTGCAGCCCGAGGCCGCCGCCGCGGCCCGCACGGCCGGACTGGACCGCGTGACGCTCGGGGTGCGCCCGGAGTCCTTCCAGGTGAGCAACGGCGCGGGCGACGGCTTCGAGAAGAACAAGGCCAGTGGCCTCAAGATCGAGGTCAAGCTCGTCGAGGAGCTCGGTGCCGACGCCTACGTCTACGGCTCGATCGAGGGGGAGGACGACGCCGCGAAGCCGTACTGCGTGCGCTTCGACGGCCGCGTGCCACCGCGCATCGGCGAGGTCATCTCCGTCGACGCCCGCACCAACGAGGAGCACGCGTTCCACCCGGAGACGGGGGAGCGGCTGGGCTGA